The following are encoded together in the Erwinia sp. E602 genome:
- the nusB gene encoding transcription antitermination factor NusB: protein MKPAARRRARECAVQALYSWQISQNDIADVEYQFLAEQDVKDVDIAYFRELVGGVATNSAYLDGLMKPWLSRQLEELGQVEKAILRISLFELSKRSDVPYKVAINEGIELAKTFGAEDSHKFVNGVLDKAAPQIRPNRK, encoded by the coding sequence GTGAAACCTGCTGCTCGTCGCCGCGCCCGTGAGTGTGCCGTTCAGGCACTCTACTCGTGGCAGATCTCCCAAAACGACATCGCTGATGTCGAATACCAGTTTCTGGCGGAACAGGACGTAAAAGACGTCGATATTGCTTATTTCCGTGAGCTGGTCGGCGGCGTTGCCACTAACAGTGCCTATCTCGACGGCCTGATGAAACCGTGGCTCTCGCGCCAGCTGGAAGAGCTGGGCCAGGTGGAGAAAGCGATTCTGCGCATCTCTCTGTTTGAGCTGAGCAAGCGTTCCGACGTTCCCTACAAGGTTGCGATTAACGAAGGGATCGAGCTGGCCAAAACGTTTGGCGCTGAAGACAGCCATAAGTTTGTCAACGGCGTGCTGGATAAAGCCGCTCCGCAGATCCGCCCTAACCGCAAATAA
- the ribE gene encoding 6,7-dimethyl-8-ribityllumazine synthase, translating to MNVIEAAVATPDARIALVIARFNNFINDSLLSGAIDALKRIGQVKDENITVVWVPGAYELPLTARTLAKAGKHDAIVALGTVIRGGTAHFEYVAGEASSGLASVAMNSDIPVTFGVLTTENIEQAIERAGTKAGNKGAEAALTALEMINVLKAIKA from the coding sequence ATGAACGTTATCGAAGCTGCTGTTGCGACTCCTGACGCGCGCATTGCCCTGGTGATTGCGCGATTCAACAACTTCATCAACGACAGCCTGCTGTCTGGTGCCATCGATGCGCTGAAGCGGATCGGCCAGGTGAAAGATGAGAACATCACCGTGGTATGGGTGCCGGGCGCCTATGAACTGCCACTGACCGCACGTACGCTGGCGAAAGCTGGCAAACACGATGCGATCGTGGCGCTGGGCACGGTGATCCGTGGCGGTACCGCCCACTTCGAGTACGTGGCGGGCGAAGCCAGCTCCGGTCTGGCCAGCGTCGCAATGAACAGCGATATCCCGGTTACTTTTGGCGTGCTGACGACGGAAAACATCGAGCAGGCCATTGAACGTGCCGGAACCAAGGCGGGGAACAAAGGGGCGGAAGCCGCTCTGACCGCGCTGGAAATGATTAACGTATTGAAAGCCATCAAAGCCTGA
- the ribD gene encoding bifunctional diaminohydroxyphosphoribosylaminopyrimidine deaminase/5-amino-6-(5-phosphoribosylamino)uracil reductase RibD: MQDEHFMARALELARRGRFTTTPNPNVGCVIVRNGEIVGEGYHLRAGEPHAEVHALRMAGEKARGATAYVTLEPCSHHGRTPPCCDALIAAGVSRVVAAMQDPNPQVAGRGLYRLQQAGIEVSHGLMMAEAEALNRGFLKRMRTGFPFVQLKLGASLDGRTAMASGESQWITSPEARRDVQRLRAQASAILSTSATVLADDPALTVRYDELDSASRACYPQEQLRQPLRIIVDSQNRVTPQHRLIAQSGDVWLARAQSDAQAWPDNVTQFTVPLHHQRLDLVVMMMLLGKQQINSLWVEAGAQFAGALLQAGVVDELIVYLAPKLLGDAGRGLCQLPGLAHLADAPGFDFSDVRQVGPDLRLTLTPRYA, translated from the coding sequence ATGCAAGATGAACATTTCATGGCGCGGGCGCTGGAGCTGGCACGCCGCGGACGCTTTACCACTACCCCTAACCCCAACGTCGGTTGTGTGATCGTGCGCAATGGCGAGATCGTCGGCGAAGGCTATCATCTGCGCGCTGGGGAACCTCATGCGGAGGTCCACGCGCTGAGAATGGCGGGTGAGAAGGCGCGAGGTGCCACTGCCTATGTAACGCTGGAGCCCTGCAGCCACCACGGGCGCACGCCACCCTGCTGTGATGCGCTGATTGCTGCCGGCGTCAGCCGGGTGGTGGCCGCGATGCAGGATCCAAACCCGCAGGTTGCCGGGCGCGGGCTGTACCGGCTGCAGCAGGCGGGAATTGAGGTCAGCCACGGGCTGATGATGGCAGAGGCCGAAGCGCTGAACCGCGGCTTCCTGAAGCGCATGCGAACCGGTTTTCCGTTTGTGCAGCTGAAGCTGGGGGCGTCGCTCGATGGCCGCACCGCGATGGCCAGCGGCGAAAGTCAGTGGATCACCTCGCCCGAGGCGCGGCGCGACGTGCAGCGCCTGCGCGCGCAGGCATCGGCCATTCTCAGCACCAGCGCCACCGTGCTGGCGGACGATCCGGCGCTGACGGTACGCTACGACGAGCTGGACAGCGCCAGCCGTGCCTGCTATCCCCAGGAACAGCTGCGCCAGCCGCTACGGATTATCGTCGACAGCCAGAATCGCGTCACGCCGCAGCACCGGCTTATTGCGCAATCCGGCGACGTCTGGCTGGCGCGCGCGCAGAGCGACGCGCAGGCGTGGCCGGATAACGTCACCCAGTTCACCGTGCCGCTGCATCATCAGCGGCTGGACCTGGTGGTGATGATGATGCTGCTGGGTAAACAACAGATTAACAGCCTGTGGGTCGAGGCCGGCGCGCAGTTTGCCGGTGCGCTGCTGCAGGCTGGCGTAGTGGATGAACTTATCGTCTATCTCGCCCCGAAACTGCTGGGTGATGCCGGGCGAGGCCTCTGCCAGCTGCCGGGCCTGGCCCATCTGGCCGATGCCCCTGGCTTTGATTTCAGTGACGTGCGCCAGGTGGGGCCGGACCTGCGCCTGACGCTGACGCCGCGTTATGCCTGA
- the nrdR gene encoding transcriptional regulator NrdR gives MYCPFCSAVDTKVIDSRLVGEGTSVRRRRQCLVCHERFTTFEVAELVMPRVVKSNDVREPFNEDKLRSGLMKALEKRPVNSDAVETALSHIKSQLRATGEREVASKQIGGLVMDELKKLDKVAYIRFASVYRSFEDIREFGEEIARLQD, from the coding sequence ATGTATTGCCCATTCTGTTCCGCCGTGGATACTAAAGTGATCGACTCCCGTCTGGTTGGCGAAGGGACGTCGGTACGCCGCCGCCGTCAGTGCCTGGTCTGCCACGAGCGCTTTACCACCTTTGAGGTGGCAGAGCTGGTGATGCCGCGGGTGGTGAAGAGCAATGACGTGCGTGAACCCTTCAACGAGGACAAACTGCGCAGCGGCCTGATGAAAGCGCTGGAGAAGCGGCCGGTCAATTCCGATGCGGTAGAGACGGCGCTCAGCCATATTAAAAGCCAGCTGCGCGCCACCGGGGAACGGGAAGTGGCCAGCAAGCAGATCGGCGGCCTGGTGATGGATGAGCTGAAGAAACTGGATAAGGTCGCCTATATTCGTTTCGCCTCGGTCTACCGCAGCTTTGAAGATATCCGCGAATTTGGCGAAGAGATCGCCCGCTTACAGGACTAA
- a CDS encoding DUF3251 domain-containing protein produces MTTAYLRLSLLASLLALAGCASKPAPSQLRELHREVGKLSQQMRQLTDQATALEQQGQLNGGSAQGAWLLPAAATGVILKSQAGELQLSLGQVEAAASGSRAVLHIHSKGNAPLPAFTASVEWGELDATTGKPLTVDSQTQQIAVHAALLPRSEASIPLPLNNLTPQQLGYVRVHQVLLTDSAPGGNAP; encoded by the coding sequence ATGACAACAGCTTATCTGCGGCTCTCGCTTCTCGCCTCGCTGCTGGCCCTGGCCGGTTGCGCCAGTAAGCCCGCACCGTCGCAGCTGCGCGAACTGCACCGTGAAGTGGGTAAACTCAGCCAGCAAATGCGCCAGCTGACCGATCAGGCCACCGCGCTGGAACAGCAGGGTCAGTTAAACGGCGGTTCTGCGCAAGGGGCGTGGCTGCTGCCGGCCGCCGCCACCGGCGTGATACTGAAGAGCCAGGCGGGTGAGCTGCAGCTGTCGCTGGGCCAGGTGGAAGCCGCGGCCAGCGGCAGTCGGGCGGTACTGCACATTCACAGCAAGGGTAATGCGCCGCTGCCGGCCTTCACCGCCAGCGTCGAGTGGGGTGAACTGGACGCTACCACCGGTAAACCTTTAACCGTGGACAGCCAGACGCAACAAATCGCGGTGCACGCCGCGCTGCTGCCGCGTAGCGAAGCCAGCATTCCCCTGCCGCTGAACAACCTGACGCCGCAGCAGCTCGGCTACGTTCGGGTGCATCAGGTGCTGCTGACCGATTCCGCACCGGGCGGCAACGCGCCCTGA
- the secF gene encoding protein translocase subunit SecF: MAQEHSVEQMNHGRKVIDFMRWDKLAFTISALLIIISAAIIGVRGFNWGLDFTGGTVIEINLEKAVDLDLMRGSLEKAGFAEPQVQNFGSSRDVLVRMSPHEGNANDGLGTKVVGIINEATQQNATVKRIEFVGPSVGSDLATAGGMALLSALIAILIYIGFRFEWRLALGTVLALAHDVIITMGLLSLFHIEIDLTIVASLMSVIGYSLNDKIVVSDRIRENFRKIRRGSSYDITNVSLTQTLSRTIITSGTTLAMVLILFVFGGALLQGFSLTMLIGIIIGTISSIYVSSALALKLGMKREHMIQQKVEKEGADQPSILP; this comes from the coding sequence GTGGCACAGGAACATAGTGTTGAACAAATGAATCACGGGCGTAAAGTCATCGACTTTATGCGCTGGGATAAGCTGGCGTTCACCATCTCCGCACTGTTGATTATCATCTCTGCGGCGATCATCGGCGTGCGCGGCTTTAACTGGGGTCTGGATTTCACCGGCGGTACGGTGATTGAAATCAACCTGGAGAAAGCCGTCGATCTGGATCTGATGCGTGGCAGCCTGGAGAAAGCGGGCTTCGCAGAACCTCAGGTGCAGAACTTTGGCAGCAGCCGCGATGTGCTGGTGCGGATGTCGCCGCACGAGGGTAACGCGAATGACGGGCTGGGCACGAAAGTGGTGGGCATCATCAACGAGGCCACCCAGCAGAACGCCACCGTGAAGCGTATCGAATTCGTCGGCCCGAGCGTGGGTAGCGACCTGGCAACGGCGGGCGGCATGGCGCTGCTCTCGGCGCTGATCGCTATTCTGATTTACATCGGTTTCCGCTTCGAATGGCGCCTGGCGCTGGGTACGGTGCTGGCGCTGGCGCACGACGTGATCATCACCATGGGTCTGCTCTCGCTGTTCCATATCGAGATTGACCTGACCATCGTCGCCTCGCTGATGTCGGTGATCGGCTACTCGCTGAACGATAAGATCGTGGTGTCAGACCGTATTCGTGAGAACTTCCGTAAAATTCGTCGCGGATCCTCTTACGATATCACCAACGTGTCGCTGACCCAGACGCTGAGCCGTACCATCATCACCTCGGGTACCACCCTGGCGATGGTGCTGATCCTGTTCGTGTTCGGCGGCGCGCTGCTGCAGGGCTTCTCTCTGACCATGCTGATCGGTATCATCATCGGTACCATTTCATCGATTTACGTCTCTTCGGCGCTGGCGCTGAAGCTGGGCATGAAGCGTGAACATATGATCCAGCAGAAAGTAGAGAAAGAGGGCGCAGACCAGCCTTCAATCCTGCCGTGA
- the secD gene encoding protein translocase subunit SecD, whose protein sequence is MLNRYPLWKYIMLVVVLLVGLLYALPNLYGEDPAVQITGARGSAASEQTLGQIQNALKEDNIQSKSVALENGAILARFANTDVQLRAREAITKALGENYVVALNLAPATPTWLTLLSAEPMKLGLDLRGGVHFLMEVDMDTALGKLQEQNIDNLRSGLRDKNIPYVNVRKTDNWGLEIRFRDADARNQAVTYLTGLHRDMVINSSGSNALTAVMTDERLREAREYAVQQNITILRNRVNQLGVAEPLVQRQGADRIVVELPGIQDTARAKEILGATATLEFRLVNTNVDATAAANGRVPGDSEVKDTRDGQPIALYKRVILTGDHITDSTSSTDEYGQPQVNISLDSAGGNIMSNFSKDNVGKAMATLFVEYKDSGKKDATGRAILEKQEEVINVANIQSRLGNSFRITGIGNPNEARQLSLLLRAGALIAPIQIVEERTIGPTMGAQNITQGLEACLWGLLASIIFMVLFYKKMGLVATSALIANLILIVGIMSLLPGATLTMPGIAGIVLTLAVAVDANVLINERIKEELRNGRSVQQAIHEGYKGAFSSIVDANVTTLIKVIILYAVGTGSIKGFAITTAIGIGTSMFTAIVGTRAIVNLMYGGKRVTKLSI, encoded by the coding sequence GTGTTAAACCGTTATCCTTTGTGGAAGTACATCATGCTGGTCGTCGTATTACTCGTCGGCCTGCTGTATGCGCTGCCCAACCTTTATGGTGAGGATCCGGCTGTTCAGATCACTGGCGCGCGCGGAAGCGCCGCCAGTGAGCAAACGCTGGGTCAGATTCAGAACGCATTAAAAGAAGACAATATTCAGAGCAAATCTGTCGCTCTGGAGAACGGTGCTATCCTGGCGCGTTTTGCTAACACTGACGTGCAGCTGCGCGCCCGTGAAGCGATTACCAAAGCACTCGGTGAAAACTACGTTGTGGCGCTGAACCTTGCTCCGGCGACGCCAACCTGGCTTACCCTGCTGTCCGCAGAACCGATGAAACTCGGCCTTGATCTGCGTGGCGGCGTGCACTTCCTGATGGAAGTCGATATGGATACCGCTCTGGGCAAGCTCCAGGAGCAGAACATCGACAACCTGCGCAGCGGGCTGCGCGATAAAAACATTCCTTACGTTAACGTGCGCAAGACCGATAACTGGGGTCTGGAAATTCGTTTCCGTGACGCTGACGCGCGTAACCAGGCGGTGACTTATCTGACCGGCCTGCATCGCGATATGGTGATTAACAGCAGCGGCAGCAACGCGCTGACGGCGGTAATGACCGATGAACGCCTGCGTGAAGCCCGTGAATATGCGGTTCAGCAGAACATCACCATCCTGCGTAACCGTGTCAACCAGCTGGGCGTGGCTGAACCCTTAGTTCAGCGCCAGGGTGCTGACCGCATCGTGGTTGAACTGCCGGGTATTCAGGACACCGCGCGCGCGAAAGAGATTCTGGGCGCGACGGCCACCCTCGAGTTCCGTCTGGTGAACACCAACGTTGACGCTACTGCGGCGGCGAACGGCCGCGTGCCGGGCGATTCCGAAGTGAAAGATACCCGTGATGGCCAGCCGATTGCGCTGTACAAGCGGGTGATCCTGACCGGTGACCATATTACCGATTCAACCTCCAGCACCGACGAGTACGGCCAGCCGCAGGTGAATATCTCGCTGGACAGCGCGGGCGGTAATATCATGTCCAACTTCTCTAAAGATAACGTCGGTAAAGCGATGGCCACGCTGTTTGTTGAATACAAAGACAGCGGGAAGAAAGACGCCACCGGCCGTGCGATCCTTGAGAAGCAGGAAGAGGTGATTAACGTTGCTAACATCCAGTCGCGACTGGGTAACAGCTTCCGTATTACCGGCATTGGCAACCCGAACGAAGCCCGTCAGCTGTCGCTGCTGCTGCGTGCCGGTGCGCTGATTGCGCCGATCCAGATTGTTGAAGAGCGTACCATTGGCCCGACCATGGGTGCGCAGAATATCACTCAGGGTCTGGAAGCCTGCCTGTGGGGGCTGCTTGCCTCAATCATCTTTATGGTGCTGTTCTATAAGAAAATGGGCCTGGTTGCGACCAGTGCGCTGATCGCCAACCTGATCCTGATCGTCGGTATCATGTCGCTGCTGCCGGGTGCCACGCTAACCATGCCGGGTATTGCCGGTATCGTGTTGACGCTGGCGGTCGCGGTCGATGCTAACGTACTGATCAACGAACGTATCAAGGAAGAGCTGCGCAACGGACGTTCCGTTCAGCAGGCGATCCATGAGGGTTACAAAGGCGCGTTTTCCAGTATCGTTGATGCCAACGTGACCACGCTGATCAAGGTTATCATCCTGTACGCAGTGGGCACCGGCTCGATTAAAGGCTTTGCCATTACTACCGCCATCGGCATCGGCACCTCGATGTTTACTGCTATTGTCGGTACCCGTGCCATCGTGAACCTGATGTACGGCGGCAAACGCGTTACTAAGTTGTCTATCTGA
- the yajC gene encoding preprotein translocase subunit YajC, translating into MSLFISDAVAAAAPSQGSPYSLVIMLVVFGLIFYFMILRPQQKRAKEHKKLMDSISKGDEVLTTGGLVGRVTKVAETGYVAIALNETTEVVVKRDFVAAVLPKGSMKAL; encoded by the coding sequence ATGAGCTTGTTCATTTCTGATGCCGTGGCTGCTGCAGCTCCATCTCAGGGAAGTCCGTATTCTCTGGTGATTATGCTGGTCGTATTTGGTCTGATTTTCTACTTTATGATCCTGCGCCCTCAGCAGAAGCGCGCGAAAGAGCACAAAAAACTGATGGACTCTATCTCCAAGGGTGATGAAGTGCTGACCACCGGTGGCCTGGTCGGCCGTGTAACGAAAGTTGCTGAAACCGGTTATGTTGCTATCGCGCTGAACGAGACCACTGAAGTTGTGGTCAAACGTGACTTCGTAGCTGCCGTTCTGCCGAAAGGTTCGATGAAGGCGCTGTAA
- the tgt gene encoding tRNA guanosine(34) transglycosylase Tgt — protein MKFELDTTDGRARRGRLVFDRGVVETPAFMPVGTYGTVKGMTPEEVQETGAQIILGNTFHLWLRPGQEIMKLHGDLHDFMQWKGPILTDSGGFQVFSLGDIRKITEKGVHFRNPINGDAIFLDPEKSMEIQFDLGSDIVMIFDECTPYPADWDYAKRSMEMSLRWAQRSRDRHDSLGNKNALFGIIQGSVYEDLRDVSVKGLVDIGFDGYAVGGLAVGEPKDDMHRILEHVCPQLPQDKPRYLMGVGKPEDLVEGVRRGIDMFDCVMPTRNARNGHLFVTDGVVKIRNAKHKDDTSPLDAECDCYTCRNYSRAYLYHLDRCNEILGARLNTIHNLRYYQRLMAGLRQAIEEGKLEHFVTEFYQRTGKAVPPLTSDN, from the coding sequence ATGAAGTTTGAACTAGACACTACCGACGGCCGCGCGCGCCGTGGCCGCCTGGTCTTTGACCGTGGCGTGGTTGAAACCCCGGCCTTTATGCCGGTGGGCACCTACGGCACCGTCAAAGGTATGACCCCGGAAGAAGTGCAGGAGACCGGCGCACAGATCATCCTCGGCAACACCTTCCACCTGTGGCTGCGCCCGGGCCAGGAGATCATGAAGTTGCACGGCGATCTGCACGATTTTATGCAGTGGAAAGGGCCAATCCTCACCGATTCCGGCGGCTTCCAGGTGTTCAGCCTCGGCGATATTCGTAAAATTACCGAAAAGGGCGTGCACTTCCGCAATCCGATCAACGGTGATGCGATCTTCCTCGACCCGGAAAAATCGATGGAGATCCAGTTCGATCTCGGCTCTGACATCGTGATGATCTTTGACGAATGTACCCCGTACCCGGCCGACTGGGATTATGCCAAGCGCTCGATGGAGATGTCGTTACGCTGGGCGCAGCGCAGCCGCGACCGTCACGACTCGCTGGGGAATAAAAACGCCTTATTTGGCATTATTCAGGGTAGTGTTTACGAAGATTTACGAGATGTCTCGGTGAAAGGGCTGGTGGACATCGGCTTTGATGGGTACGCTGTTGGCGGCCTGGCAGTGGGTGAGCCGAAGGACGATATGCACCGGATCCTTGAGCATGTCTGCCCGCAGCTGCCGCAGGACAAGCCGCGTTACCTGATGGGCGTGGGCAAGCCGGAAGATCTGGTTGAAGGCGTGCGTCGCGGTATCGATATGTTTGACTGTGTGATGCCAACCCGCAACGCGCGTAACGGCCACCTGTTTGTGACCGACGGCGTGGTTAAAATCCGCAACGCGAAACACAAAGACGACACGTCCCCGCTGGATGCCGAGTGTGACTGTTACACTTGTCGCAATTACAGCCGTGCTTATCTTTACCATCTTGACCGCTGTAACGAAATTCTGGGTGCGCGTCTTAACACCATCCACAATCTGCGTTATTACCAGCGTTTAATGGCGGGTTTACGTCAGGCCATTGAAGAGGGTAAATTAGAGCACTTTGTTACCGAATTCTACCAACGGACGGGCAAGGCGGTTCCGCCATTAACGTCTGATAATTAA
- the queA gene encoding tRNA preQ1(34) S-adenosylmethionine ribosyltransferase-isomerase QueA, which translates to MRVADFAFELPESLIAHYPQAQRSGCRLLSLNGEDGALQHGVFTDLLDKLNPGDLLVFNNTRVIPARIFGRKASGGKIEVLVERMLDDKRVLAHVRSSKAPKPGSELLLGEDESVQATMTARHDALFEIEFNDNRPVLDILNAIGHMPLPPYIDRPDEDADRELYQTVYSQKPGAVAAPTAGLHFDEPLLAALREKGIESAFVTLHVGAGTFQPVRVDSIEDHIMHAEYAEVPQDVVDAVLACKARGNRVIAVGTTSVRSLESAAQAAGDALIAPFFGDTKIFIYPGYHYQVIDALVTNFHLPESTLIMLVSAFAGYRNTMHAYRQAVAEQYRFFSYGDAMFITRNERAFSEIPGQPIS; encoded by the coding sequence ATGCGCGTTGCCGATTTTGCTTTTGAGTTACCTGAATCCCTGATTGCCCACTACCCACAGGCGCAGCGCAGCGGCTGCCGTTTACTGTCGCTGAACGGTGAAGATGGCGCGCTGCAGCACGGTGTATTTACGGACCTTCTGGACAAGCTCAATCCCGGCGACCTGCTGGTGTTTAACAACACGCGGGTGATCCCGGCGCGTATTTTTGGCCGCAAGGCCAGCGGCGGAAAAATTGAAGTGCTGGTCGAGCGCATGCTGGATGATAAGCGCGTGCTGGCGCACGTGCGCTCCTCTAAAGCGCCGAAGCCGGGCAGCGAACTGCTGCTGGGAGAAGATGAAAGCGTGCAGGCCACCATGACCGCCCGCCACGACGCGCTGTTTGAAATCGAATTTAACGATAATCGCCCGGTGCTGGATATCCTTAATGCCATCGGCCATATGCCGCTGCCGCCGTATATCGACCGCCCGGATGAAGACGCCGACCGCGAACTCTATCAGACCGTTTACAGCCAGAAGCCGGGTGCCGTTGCCGCGCCGACGGCCGGCCTGCATTTCGATGAGCCGTTGCTGGCAGCGCTGCGCGAAAAGGGCATCGAAAGCGCCTTCGTCACCCTGCACGTCGGCGCGGGTACCTTCCAGCCGGTGCGGGTGGACAGCATTGAAGACCATATCATGCACGCCGAATATGCCGAGGTTCCTCAGGACGTGGTTGACGCCGTGCTGGCCTGTAAAGCGCGCGGCAACCGGGTGATCGCCGTCGGCACCACCTCGGTACGTTCGCTGGAGAGCGCGGCGCAGGCGGCGGGCGATGCGCTGATTGCGCCGTTCTTCGGCGACACCAAAATCTTTATCTACCCGGGCTATCACTATCAGGTGATTGACGCGCTGGTGACTAACTTCCACCTGCCTGAGTCAACGCTGATTATGCTGGTTTCCGCGTTTGCCGGTTATCGTAACACCATGCACGCCTATCGGCAGGCAGTCGCCGAACAGTACCGTTTCTTCAGCTACGGTGACGCGATGTTTATCACCCGCAACGAGCGGGCGTTTAGCGAAATCCCCGGTCAGCCCATTTCCTGA
- a CDS encoding ACP phosphodiesterase — protein sequence MNYLAHLHLASLANSSLLGNIMADYVRGNPYTQWSTDVADGIALHRRIDALTDSLPEVREARGWFRAETRRVSPITLDVVWDHFLSHHWDKLVPEVTLPDFLADAQRTITPDLANTPERFQQLNHYLWQDRWMERYADAGYLQKVLQGMASRRPRLAALAESYQDFAEHYHQLEALFWQLYPRMMRQAADGKL from the coding sequence ATGAACTATTTAGCCCACCTTCATCTGGCATCGCTGGCCAACAGCTCGCTGCTCGGCAATATCATGGCTGACTATGTGCGCGGCAATCCTTATACGCAGTGGTCGACCGATGTTGCCGACGGTATCGCCCTGCACCGCCGCATCGACGCGCTGACCGATTCGCTGCCGGAGGTGCGCGAGGCGCGGGGCTGGTTCCGCGCCGAAACCCGCCGCGTCTCACCGATTACCCTTGACGTGGTGTGGGACCATTTCCTGTCACATCACTGGGATAAGCTGGTACCTGAGGTGACGTTGCCCGATTTTCTCGCCGACGCGCAGCGCACTATCACGCCCGATCTGGCCAATACTCCCGAGCGTTTTCAGCAGCTTAACCATTACCTGTGGCAGGATCGCTGGATGGAGCGCTACGCTGACGCCGGGTATTTGCAAAAGGTGCTGCAGGGTATGGCCAGCCGTCGACCGCGGCTGGCGGCGCTGGCGGAGAGCTATCAGGATTTCGCCGAGCATTATCATCAGCTTGAGGCGCTTTTCTGGCAGCTCTACCCACGAATGATGCGCCAGGCCGCCGACGGCAAGCTGTGA